The DNA window cagaaaaaaagaaattaatacaacatttgaaaatatgtctaagaattatataatacaaataatagtttattttcttattatgattaaaataaatcttttgaaataataaaataattaataattttttactgcagtctgatttaaataagttttttccatttttatcaaaattttaataaaaataaattaataatttacaaaaatatattcaatatatatgcctctcttatttcatttgtcataattttgtatattttattatgcattaatgACTCTAGTTTTAAAGTGAGTgagtgaatttttaaaattgcttcaataataaaactaagCACTAGGTAAGTATATTCCTACATGTACATATTGCTGTCATATTTatctacataattattaatatgataaaaaaaatttctcatgtGACAGTATATTTTGAAGAATGTTGATCTAAACTTATtatcaaattgaataaaatttactatgTACATTAAAATTCATCCATAAGATGTATAATTATGCCATTTATCTATTTGTATAAGGTTTGATGATGTCTTTAGATATacctagaaaaaaaagaaattattaaaaaaataataattacaagaggcaaatacatatttaaataactatttttctatatatatgttacagaaTGTCTTTCCCAAATAAAGAAGATCGTTTGAATTGTTGGAGTCGCAGGGACGAATATTGGCAATGTTTGGATGAAAGTAAATCTCAAGTAGAATGTATAGAATTGAGgaaacaatatgaaaaattttgcccGTCTCAATGGGTATGTATCACTAATGGTAATCTTTTCATAATTCGAGAACAATATGttcagtatatattttgtacttaACATTGATGGTAAaaactagattttttttttaattatctaacaatttttctatGCCACTGTTATGCAGGTGAAACACTTTGATCGTAAGAGAGATTACTTGAAGTTCAAAGAGCAAATAGAGAAGGGGGAGTATGTTCCTGAAGAACTAAAGGAAACAAAATACTAATCTATCGATTGTGTATTCCATTCATAGCAATTTACAATtgaactattaatattaactgttaaacaattaatttcatacaTTATTCACATACAAATGTTTTTTGACTTCACATTGTTATCTTTATTCTGTTAgatcatataataaacaagATGCTTAAAAATAACACAGGACAATGATTTTATTGCGACATTCTATTATCCTTAACCGGTATTTCGCAAAAACTTTGAAGccgttttaaaattctttttatctcagTATATAATACTAAACTAATCTGTTAATTTCGAGATTAcatgcttttatattatatacttaaactaatataatttctctttctcataaaatattttttatcttcgtcGCACAGCTTTTTACGGTTTTGATCACAATTTGATTActtttatatcatcttttctctttttgtttttctctttgattAGTATTATTCTTAAGAACGTGATTATTCTCCCTTAATTGCAGGATACGTTGCCTCAACGGTGAAATGCAAAGTTCCGAAAGATCTGATTTGCCGGAGCAATTTGATAAGAAGAGCCAAGCAGTTCTCGGTTTACAAGCAACGAATAAAGATTTACactaaactaaaaatattttaatatagtctagagagagagagagagagagaaagaaaaagatatatattatgaaataaaaattttgtgagGAAGATAATTCGTAAACTATTGTcgcgtattatttttactttacgaAATAAGGGGGATACTCCTTAAATGCTAAAATATGAAACTGGACGATGTGTTCAACGAATtgcaaaattgtcaaaatgatGTACCGATCTTTCGAGTtagtattctctctcttcgctatttaaatgaaatattttattttaattttgttatatttagcgatattatttttttttgcagaaattgATAAGCACTGTATCTTCGCATAATCCCTGTGCGAGCGGAAACATGAAAGAATGCCAGAAGCTTCTGACGTATATTGTAGagataattagtaataattcCGAATTGGGAAACGAACGTGTCCTATTAGCATGTCACGCGTTTTATGCTTTGCTTTCGATGCATTGTGATTCGCGGTGTCTCACTGTAATGCATTTTCAAAAACTGGATTCCCACGATTTGTGCTTCCTCGAAAGGCAGTATACTGTTTCCGATCTTGAACTGTTTAAGTTACTGAACGCCTATGGATATCTACAGACGATTCAGAAAGACATGCATTTTGAATACGATGctcttttacttatatttgatgtaatatatagaaacTGTATGAAATACACGAGATACTCTTACTTTGCTTAcaaagtattatatgtatggtTGAAAAAGTTGAAACAGACATCCGATATGCGCTTTTGGAACAAAAACAATTGTATAGTAGAACGAAAATTGGAAGCTATCATATTCTCTAATTGGTCAAATGCGCTTAATGATATATGCAAACAAAACGcacaaattttcaatatgtatCTTCAGATAATGTTACAAAAGTATAGTGAagtaaaagaaacatttatcgATTGTATATGGcgcaattgcattttatatgtgCCGtggcaaaacaaaataaagtatattatctTGATGGAAATTTGTCAAGTGTGGGATTTGGGATATCATGCTATGACAAATCCACAATATTTATCCGAGCTGTGCATTAGTTTAACCAGAAATTCTTTACGCTGTAGCGGTACGAAACTTTATCTGGCAATTTTAAGAAAACTCAGCGAAGATGAATGGAAGAAATCGTTCGGAGATGTtatgaaatgtattattaatctctGGGAATCGGGAAAGCagtaagtttataattttgaattacagTGATCACTTTTTCTCTGATAATCgacaattgttatataattatattcgatttTCTGCTTCTAAGACTTGACAATTATACTAAAAAGCTTCCTATATTTCCCTAATATTTACACGATTTCTTTTATAgtgtgcaaaatatattctctgttcaagttaaaatattttccagtaCTAAAACACATTTCAATCtatcttaataatatcaatctagcttagtaataaattttttcgcagTGAGGATCACAATGCTCTTCAATCGTTGTATAAATATTGGCTCGAACCGACCATAGAAATGTACAGGAACGTTTTGCCATTTTTATGGGAATTATGTGACGATTTGCAAGGATACTTCTTTCATTCGCACCTGCAAAGAACGGCCGCTAAATTTCACATTGAACTGCCAAAAATGCATGAAATTGATCATTACGCAAATGACAAAGAGGAAATTGTACGATTAAACGCTTTCGCTATTCTTTGTTATCGTGCTGCCAATTTGATCGATATTGAAAACGATATGGAtccattttttcaaataaaacaatttctatGGTTTAATGCTAACGTTACAACGATCTTCATGAGAGAAgggataatgaaatatttcagaatattaTGTTCGAATATCTTAAAAGTGATTAGCATTAAAGCTACTGATGTGCAGTCTATCTCTGGTTTCATGGAATGGCTACACGAATATTTTTTGGATTGCTTCGAAATTGGTTCATGTTATCAACGCAAGATTCTTGCTTTAAATTTGTACAGAATTCTGCTCTCTTTCACAAATGGGAACTCGCACGAGAGCTGCGCCCATCACGGGGAATGTCTTCGTTACGTTACGGTGATTGACAAGCACTTGAAGTTCACAAACAGTTGGAAGTTTACCAACAAAGAGAGTTTATTTCTGTTACTGAGACTCGTATTAGATTCTGCTCTTGATATCAAACAACTAGCTATTAGTCTTATTCtggaatattttgaaaaagatgttTTATCAGCCACGGAAAAGCACGTAAGAAATCTGTCATGATATATTATGTACTAAATTTAAACGTTTCATGCTTTACAATGTACctctaaaagaaattaaggaaaaaattgaaaattaaagagcATATTTCTCAATAGATTTTTCCCatagtaaaattttcattaaataatttaaataatttttttaaataatttaatttaaatttctgttcTAGTAAAGTtcacttaaaatttaatccatAATAACAGaccattatttattcttatctaaCGTAGCTTGCAAAAGTTTTTTGTGTAGACTTTCAATTTATAACTCgaaaactatattaatattatatttttgtgcaaaaaaaaaaaaatttcaatattgaccaaatattacaaaaacttgaattttcatgaaaaaaatttttttaggtaCTCTATAATTGTGCATGGGAGCACTGCAATTCTTCCAAGTTCTATAAAGTTGAAAGTGGAGCAATTCTTATAAAGATAATGGCACACTGGTTGCCCTTGAATGAGATTTATAAAGATGTAACTTCAACATTTTCccatgaatataataatattctcgtCTATTCGAGTTACTCAGAATTTCTATTGTATAAAGCTCGATGTCAATTGGTACAGATGAAAAGCGATATTTTGAAAGCTATTGCCCAGAATAGACCTTTCTATGGTGTGTTGACCGCTTTGCTATCAATCGCTTTTCGTGCTGGCCCAGAGAATTGGATTTTAACATCGAAATTTACAGAGGAAATGTTATACTTTTTGAAAGATGCCATTAACttctttttatctacattATCTACGAAAACATCGGATACAGGTGTCGCAAAGTAtatgtgaataatattaactatatagAATACATTATAACTATTGccattatcaaatttaaagagatcaataatgattttttaacagaaattagtaataatttgttagtttataattattgatggtAATCATGTTTAATAATCATGTTTAATAAACATGTTCTTGTTTAATAAGATTACTTAAAGTTATAgtgataaataagaaattaatattaattcctttatatcaatattactaataaattgttatttatcacagagagaaagaggaaaaattaaaggtaaaattaacaatttgtaaaattttgtttagctTATTCGTCCTCGTTTGCGGAAATGGGATTAGCTATCGAGGAAAAAATTAAGACTAGTGAAATAgagatttctaataattatgacGAATTGCAATTATCGCCTGCACATCAAGTGCTTATCTCGTGTATCTGGATGTCCTTAAaggtacatatgtatatgtataattagttgaacatattataaaataatttgtatactatagttatatataattaatacaattctcTCAATAATAAAACACACAGTTTAATTTTCATGCAGGTATCGTGTGAGATCGTCAGTGAAATCGGAATGTTGATGCAGTCGAATTCACaagtaaaatattctatagatATTATTGTTACGGTATTATTGAAGTGTCGGCACAAAGGCGTGGTGGAATCTACTGGAGTAGCGATTGCGAATTTAGCTAGGTAAAAagatcctttttttataaaatcttaatataatgtaataattaatctctctGCAAAGCGCACATTGAGATCATATGGtatatgaaatagaaataatcaatttaagtattaatcaattaacgattatctattttctgtaacaattgtttatattaataaacgatttGCTTTAGACGTTTATATGACCGAAAGGAATACTCCGAGCTGCCGAGAGCATATCTGATCAGTTTATTGGAGGAGGATGCGAGAAAAT is part of the Cataglyphis hispanica isolate Lineage 1 chromosome 1, ULB_Chis1_1.0, whole genome shotgun sequence genome and encodes:
- the LOC126848985 gene encoding cytochrome c oxidase assembly factor 6 homolog; translated protein: MSFPNKEDRLNCWSRRDEYWQCLDESKSQVECIELRKQYEKFCPSQWVKHFDRKRDYLKFKEQIEKGEIRCLNGEMQSSERSDLPEQFDKKSQAVLGLQATNKDLH
- the LOC126848223 gene encoding uncharacterized protein LOC126848223, whose product is MKLDDVFNELQNCQNDVPIFRKLISTVSSHNPCASGNMKECQKLLTYIVEIISNNSELGNERVLLACHAFYALLSMHCDSRCLTVMHFQKLDSHDLCFLERQYTVSDLELFKLLNAYGYLQTIQKDMHFEYDALLLIFDVIYRNCMKYTRYSYFAYKVLYVWLKKLKQTSDMRFWNKNNCIVERKLEAIIFSNWSNALNDICKQNAQIFNMYLQIMLQKYSEVKETFIDCIWRNCILYVPWQNKIKYIILMEICQVWDLGYHAMTNPQYLSELCISLTRNSLRCSGTKLYLAILRKLSEDEWKKSFGDVMKCIINLWESGKHEDHNALQSLYKYWLEPTIEMYRNVLPFLWELCDDLQGYFFHSHLQRTAAKFHIELPKMHEIDHYANDKEEIVRLNAFAILCYRAANLIDIENDMDPFFQIKQFLWFNANVTTIFMREGIMKYFRILCSNILKVISIKATDVQSISGFMEWLHEYFLDCFEIGSCYQRKILALNLYRILLSFTNGNSHESCAHHGECLRYVTVIDKHLKFTNSWKFTNKESLFLLLRLVLDSALDIKQLAISLILEYFEKDVLSATEKHVLYNCAWEHCNSSKFYKVESGAILIKIMAHWLPLNEIYKDVTSTFSHEYNNILVYSSYSEFLLYKARCQLVQMKSDILKAIAQNRPFYGVLTALLSIAFRAGPENWILTSKFTEEMLYFLKDAINFFLSTLSTKTSDTAYSSSFAEMGLAIEEKIKTSEIEISNNYDELQLSPAHQVLISCIWMSLKVSCEIVSEIGMLMQSNSQVKYSIDIIVTVLLKCRHKGVVESTGVAIANLARRLYDRKEYSELPRAYLISLLEEDARKSLQLTRRGAGLSIMFHRLVVSDNRRDRPTVHFAVRMLLHSLKNFSTVREVELGQDSPWAKRLYFLRTLVADKEIHAQLVPYMEEICLTCFEYMKSDVWTVRNASLQLYGVVVPRLVGQCSEKSLDRELSFGYAYSVNHFVTHYPTLASRIYTQLRDVSKIRGTSNAALRSYSSIAHIFVLLSKLSTSDCDLIDYPAAIVFTKKVKYLLLISFLSNPMMYIRQLAAKVYTAFTPITDIYSTLSSIAKATFSHDTNMSHGYLLTYRYLRKKAIDDIENSIWHKVAGNDNRLECRIQAISKFASPWKDRYILISKIWNDIYKQQEAAQPCYMLETLFIQESSSLFSNSFLDISLFYIIILPIIECIVSSQKIQPGFFQFVGYWARLYAIRCVELNCAINFDREMIHNILNSNCTEQGIEFLNGLSHCVPLLEFILKYLISMSNNRHQLLFNEIVTFTLNTIKHASLERKELKFDKIIDEFNGMTNSSLIRVKNSLILAFSKSETLINQVLSHIFDIVCMNEKQSARLAAAEHIELALHRHAELGNNNKLTIMRCCLILLKDEVAEIREIVSIAVQRHAFRKLVDSTYYRLQHEEIVYQQLLSDIIRLESIADDGVGFIQQFTRATHRDVDFNATIENPFNDDSIFYREESKFLNICFLLYVALNDNRDDCLNTIQMCINDDECMKHLKKLREKAGFRYNDLRIILYLKETDYLARKRDVIVRQRELFSNICASHLKP